A genomic stretch from Dehalococcoidia bacterium includes:
- a CDS encoding NADH-quinone oxidoreductase subunit N produces DVYEGAPTPITAYLSVASKAAGFAVIMRIFFTGFGSPEWLRDDWSVLFAVLAAITMTVGNVIAIQQTNIKRLLAYSGVAQAGYLMMGLAAAYSTNDSVSLTPYGEGQSGILFYLAVYALANLGAFIAIIAVSNKINSDEIGDFSGLIKRSPLLTLVLGICLVSLTGMPPTAGFIAKLVVFKAAIDASMLWLVILAVVNSVVAAFYYFKVIRVMFLGETKSEEEVPSSGALQITLAVSTLGVFVLGIYPYLLLKFTDSAGMLLP; encoded by the coding sequence CTGATGTCTACGAAGGCGCGCCAACGCCGATTACCGCTTATCTTTCCGTCGCCAGCAAGGCTGCCGGATTTGCTGTGATCATGCGCATTTTCTTCACCGGCTTCGGATCTCCCGAGTGGCTGCGCGACGATTGGAGCGTGCTCTTCGCTGTTCTGGCCGCCATCACCATGACCGTCGGAAACGTGATCGCCATCCAGCAGACGAACATCAAGCGGTTGCTGGCCTATTCAGGAGTGGCTCAAGCCGGATATCTCATGATGGGATTGGCTGCGGCATATTCTACCAACGATAGCGTATCGCTTACGCCGTACGGGGAAGGCCAGAGCGGAATCCTCTTTTACCTTGCCGTTTATGCGCTGGCCAATCTGGGGGCCTTTATTGCGATCATTGCCGTCAGCAACAAGATCAACAGCGACGAAATCGGCGACTTCTCCGGTCTGATCAAGCGATCTCCCCTGTTGACGTTGGTGCTGGGAATCTGTTTGGTCTCGCTCACCGGAATGCCGCCCACAGCCGGTTTCATCGCCAAACTGGTCGTCTTCAAAGCGGCGATAGATGCCAGTATGCTGTGGCTGGTGATCTTGGCCGTGGTGAACTCGGTGGTTGCCGCCTTTTACTACTTCAAAGTGATCAGGGTGATGTTCCTGGGCGAGACAAAATCTGAAGAAGAGGTGCCTTCTTCGGGCGCCTTGCAGATCACCCTTGCGGTATCTACTCTCGGGGTGTTCGTCCTCGGAATTTACCCTTATCTCCTACTCAAGTTTACCGATAGCGCCGGGATGCTGCTTCCTTAG